One genomic segment of Hymenobacter psoromatis includes these proteins:
- a CDS encoding zinc ribbon domain-containing protein gives MTANSAAVANPADAPVSAKLEALLNLQHIDSQLDEIRRVRGDLPEEVRDLEDEIAGYEARVKRFDDEISGLQDQIKQRKAATKEAEGLIKRYEEQQTNVRNNREYEAIAKEVELQRLEIQISDKKIKEAQYLIDQRNTEANVTRQRLDERRKDLDNKKSELDTIVAENEAEEKQLVTERETAVQPVEQRLLTAYDRIRGNMRNRLAVVLVRRDACGGCFNTVPPQRQADIISHKKIIVCEHCGRILADVEGREALNA, from the coding sequence ATGACTGCTAATTCCGCCGCCGTGGCAAATCCGGCCGACGCGCCCGTTTCCGCCAAGCTTGAAGCGCTTCTTAATCTGCAACACATTGATTCGCAGCTTGATGAAATTCGGCGTGTGCGCGGCGACCTACCCGAAGAAGTGCGCGACCTCGAAGACGAGATTGCCGGCTACGAAGCCCGCGTGAAGCGCTTCGATGACGAAATCAGCGGCTTGCAGGACCAAATCAAGCAGCGCAAAGCCGCGACCAAGGAAGCCGAGGGCCTCATTAAGCGCTATGAGGAGCAGCAAACCAACGTGCGCAACAACCGCGAGTACGAGGCCATTGCCAAAGAAGTGGAGCTGCAACGCCTGGAAATTCAGATTTCCGACAAGAAAATCAAGGAGGCGCAGTACCTCATCGACCAGCGCAACACCGAGGCCAACGTGACTCGCCAGCGCCTCGACGAGCGCCGCAAGGACCTCGACAACAAAAAGAGTGAGCTGGACACCATCGTGGCTGAAAACGAAGCCGAAGAAAAGCAGCTGGTGACCGAGCGCGAAACCGCCGTGCAGCCCGTGGAGCAGCGCCTGCTGACGGCCTACGACCGCATCCGGGGCAACATGCGCAACCGCCTGGCGGTGGTGCTGGTGCGCCGCGACGCCTGCGGCGGCTGCTTCAACACGGTGCCCCCGCAGCGCCAGGCCGATATCATCTCGCACAAGAAAATCATCGTGTGTGAGCACTGCGGCCGTATCTTGGCCGACGTGGAAGGCCGCGAGGCGCTGAATGCGTAG
- a CDS encoding Nif3-like dinuclear metal center hexameric protein, translated as MPTVQDLAQLIEAAAPLAYQESYDNAGLQCGLPEAEITGVLLALDCTPAVVAEAARRGCNVVLCHHPVIFRPLKRLTGKGLVEQTIMAALKTDVAIYAAHTNLDNVRQGVNARLAAKLGLLNTRILAPQTGTLARLTTYVPDQPDDPAGRVLAALYAAGAGQVGNYTDCSFQSQGTGTFTPGAGTRPAIGTENQPARVAETRLDVLLPLHRQAAVLAALRQAHPYEEVAYELVKLENQHQDVGAGLVGELPQALPPAEFRKHLKTALGVPVVRHTAFEKEIKKVALCGGAGSFLTGAAVATGADAYVTGDVKYHEFFVPEGQLMLCDVGHFESEQFTGEIFRDLLLAAFGRTFAVLFADTPTNPVQYDC; from the coding sequence GTGCCCACCGTTCAAGACCTGGCCCAGCTCATCGAAGCCGCCGCGCCCCTCGCCTACCAGGAAAGCTATGACAATGCCGGCCTGCAATGCGGCTTGCCGGAAGCGGAGATTACGGGCGTCCTCCTCGCCCTCGACTGCACGCCGGCCGTAGTGGCCGAGGCGGCGCGGCGCGGCTGCAACGTGGTGCTGTGCCATCACCCGGTTATTTTTCGGCCGCTTAAGCGTCTCACGGGCAAGGGCTTGGTGGAACAAACCATCATGGCCGCCCTCAAGACCGACGTAGCCATCTATGCCGCCCATACCAACCTCGACAACGTGCGCCAGGGCGTGAACGCCCGACTGGCCGCCAAGCTGGGCTTACTTAATACCCGCATTCTGGCCCCGCAAACCGGCACCCTGGCCCGCCTCACCACCTACGTGCCCGACCAGCCCGATGACCCTGCGGGCCGGGTACTGGCTGCACTCTACGCCGCCGGCGCGGGCCAAGTGGGTAATTATACCGATTGCAGCTTTCAGAGCCAGGGCACCGGCACCTTCACGCCGGGCGCAGGCACCCGGCCGGCCATCGGGACCGAAAACCAGCCGGCCCGCGTGGCCGAAACCCGCCTCGACGTGCTCCTACCCTTGCACCGGCAGGCGGCCGTGCTGGCTGCCCTGCGCCAGGCTCACCCCTACGAAGAAGTAGCTTACGAGCTGGTGAAGCTCGAAAACCAGCACCAGGACGTGGGCGCAGGCCTGGTGGGCGAGCTACCGCAGGCCCTACCCCCCGCCGAATTTCGGAAGCACCTAAAGACCGCGCTGGGCGTGCCCGTGGTGCGCCACACGGCGTTTGAAAAAGAGATTAAAAAAGTGGCGCTGTGCGGCGGCGCGGGCAGTTTTCTGACCGGCGCGGCAGTGGCGACGGGAGCCGATGCCTACGTGACCGGCGACGTGAAGTACCACGAGTTTTTCGTGCCCGAGGGCCAGCTCATGCTCTGCGACGTGGGCCACTTTGAGAGCGAGCAGTTTACGGGCGAGATTTTTCGCGATTTGTTGCTGGCGGCGTTCGGTCGTACTTTTGCGGTCTTATTCGCCGATACTCCCACGAATCCCGTTCAGTATGACTGCTAA
- a CDS encoding helix-turn-helix domain-containing protein — translation MPPQEFEPPQELQDIMKCFWYLSQDFGDQPASFEVVPDGYAEIIFHFGSLVSPAARGGWQPLPSPFLVGLLNQPVLFHAKNKLEIIGIRCFPWTVFEVLGLPAGKDGARLLEHPLAQLQAPLAAHMRVGRLAAALVLLTHYFGQARSRMATDGLLGKAGGAMRAAGGTLPVSQVAAAAHATVRTLERKFKQAAGHTVKDVSGLMRFEQVRNHLWRQPAANLAGLAQELGYADQAHLSREFKRYSGTTPAAFARKARSRQQVVSTNFVAFIQA, via the coding sequence ATGCCGCCCCAAGAATTTGAGCCGCCGCAAGAGCTGCAGGATATTATGAAGTGCTTTTGGTACCTCAGCCAGGACTTCGGCGACCAGCCCGCGAGCTTTGAGGTGGTACCGGATGGCTATGCGGAAATAATTTTTCACTTTGGCAGTCTCGTTAGTCCTGCCGCGCGGGGCGGCTGGCAGCCCTTACCCTCCCCGTTTCTGGTGGGGCTGCTCAATCAGCCGGTGCTTTTTCACGCGAAAAATAAGTTGGAAATTATCGGTATCCGGTGCTTTCCCTGGACCGTGTTCGAGGTGCTGGGCCTACCGGCCGGTAAAGACGGCGCGCGTCTGCTGGAGCATCCCCTTGCCCAGCTGCAAGCGCCGCTGGCTGCGCATATGCGGGTGGGCCGGCTGGCGGCGGCGCTGGTGCTGCTGACTCACTATTTTGGGCAGGCCCGGTCGCGAATGGCGACTGACGGGTTGCTGGGCAAAGCGGGCGGGGCGATGCGGGCCGCCGGCGGCACCCTGCCGGTGAGCCAGGTAGCGGCGGCGGCGCACGCCACGGTGCGAACCCTGGAGCGGAAGTTCAAGCAAGCAGCGGGCCACACGGTGAAAGACGTGTCCGGGCTGATGCGCTTTGAGCAGGTCCGCAACCACTTGTGGCGTCAGCCGGCGGCCAACCTGGCCGGCCTGGCGCAGGAGCTGGGCTACGCGGACCAAGCCCACCTCAGCCGGGAATTCAAGCGCTATAGCGGCACGACGCCCGCGGCCTTCGCCCGCAAAGCCAGGAGCCGGCAACAGGTGGTGAGCACCAATTTTGTCGCGTTTATACAAGCCTGA